One window of Phycisphaeraceae bacterium genomic DNA carries:
- the rplC gene encoding 50S ribosomal protein L3, which produces MEPTLLGTKLGMTRVYTDDGVSMPVTIIKVGPCVVTQIKTPENDGYSAVQIGYGEIKPRNSTMPIIGHDAKAGSEALRHHAEFRVDDASAFELGRELTVADIENVLYVDVSGTSKGKGFAGSIKRHGFKGQLATHGVERKHRSPGSIGGMINRGWSGKLRKGKRMAGHLGDERVTVRNLDVVRVDKDNNVLLVKGAVPGANKGLVRIRPSVKLKPGKAAKVAAAGK; this is translated from the coding sequence ATGGAGCCGACACTGCTTGGCACAAAGCTCGGGATGACCCGCGTCTATACGGACGACGGTGTCAGCATGCCCGTGACCATCATCAAGGTCGGGCCTTGTGTTGTCACACAGATCAAGACACCCGAGAACGATGGTTACTCCGCTGTTCAGATCGGGTACGGGGAGATCAAGCCCCGCAACTCGACGATGCCGATCATCGGGCACGATGCAAAAGCTGGATCCGAAGCGCTGCGTCATCATGCCGAGTTCCGCGTTGATGATGCGTCGGCGTTTGAACTTGGCAGAGAGCTGACAGTCGCTGACATCGAAAACGTGTTGTACGTCGATGTAAGCGGTACGAGCAAGGGCAAGGGCTTTGCTGGCAGCATTAAGCGCCACGGGTTCAAGGGTCAGCTTGCGACGCACGGTGTCGAACGCAAACACCGTTCGCCCGGTTCGATCGGCGGCATGATTAATCGCGGCTGGTCGGGTAAGCTCCGCAAGGGCAAGCGCATGGCTGGTCATCTCGGCGACGAGCGAGTGACTGTGCGGAACCTTGACGTTGTGCGTGTTGACAAAGACAACAACGTGCTGCTCGTGAAGGGTGCTGTGCCAGGAGCAAACAAGGGTTTGGTGCGGATCCGTCCCTCGGTGAAGCTCAAGCCTGGTAAAGCTGCAAAGGTTGCAGCAGCAGGAAAGTGA
- the rplD gene encoding 50S ribosomal protein L4, with product MEVTVYNMDGTSVGTMTVDEAALGGEVNPALIKQAYVHYHANLRQGSSRTKTRSEVAGSTKKMGRQKGSGGARHGTKRAPIFRGGGHTFAKKRTREDYHLAMPKKMKRKANRNALLAKLIDNEVKVVDSLAMNEPKTSLFRNFLKQVGVDRTVLVALRGGSDEDANAKLSARNIDDVTICRADQLNCFQMLNCRYMVIEKSQLEAWLSGPSSQTGKEAKINPMGRANGGND from the coding sequence ATGGAAGTCACGGTCTACAACATGGACGGCACGTCCGTCGGTACAATGACAGTTGATGAAGCTGCACTCGGCGGCGAGGTGAATCCCGCGCTGATCAAGCAGGCCTACGTCCACTATCACGCCAATCTGCGTCAGGGAAGCTCCCGCACAAAGACGCGCAGCGAGGTCGCGGGATCAACAAAGAAAATGGGTCGTCAGAAGGGCAGCGGTGGTGCACGTCACGGTACCAAGCGTGCTCCGATCTTCCGTGGTGGCGGCCACACGTTTGCGAAAAAGCGCACTCGCGAAGATTATCACTTGGCCATGCCCAAGAAGATGAAGCGCAAGGCGAACCGCAACGCGCTGCTTGCAAAGCTGATCGATAACGAGGTGAAGGTTGTTGATTCGCTCGCTATGAACGAGCCGAAGACCAGCCTTTTTCGCAACTTCCTCAAGCAGGTAGGTGTCGATCGCACCGTGCTCGTTGCGCTCCGTGGTGGCTCGGATGAGGATGCGAATGCGAAGCTGAGCGCCCGCAACATTGATGACGTGACGATCTGCCGGGCTGACCAGTTGAACTGCTTCCAGATGCTTAACTGCCGCTACATGGTCATTGAAAAGTCACAGCTTGAAGCGTGGCTCTCCGGTCCGTCGAGTCAGACAGGCAAGGAAGCGAAGATCAATCCCATGGGCCGTGCAAATGGGGGAAATGACTAA
- the rplW gene encoding 50S ribosomal protein L23 has protein sequence MDHSYVIKKPLLTERTTATMEAANQYAFIVDRRATKDQIRDAVASLYGVRVLKVRTSNQKGETRRLRYGWVKQATVKKAFVRLHEEDRIELF, from the coding sequence ATGGACCACTCGTACGTCATCAAAAAGCCGTTGCTCACCGAGCGCACAACCGCGACGATGGAAGCAGCCAACCAGTACGCGTTCATTGTTGATCGGCGTGCAACGAAGGATCAGATTCGTGATGCGGTTGCATCGTTGTATGGTGTTCGTGTGCTGAAGGTTCGCACAAGTAACCAGAAGGGCGAGACACGCCGACTGCGGTACGGCTGGGTGAAACAGGCAACCGTAAAGAAGGCGTTCGTTCGCCTGCATGAGGAGGATCGGATCGAACTGTTCTGA